In a single window of the Arachis hypogaea cultivar Tifrunner chromosome 6, arahy.Tifrunner.gnm2.J5K5, whole genome shotgun sequence genome:
- the LOC112695194 gene encoding uncharacterized protein: MMRLYDEFKEILKIQKFRRLVSYTGFYCFATLISYAYVSNTTRAGYSRADQFYASYPAGTELLTDTSKLYKAALGNCFEAEEWGPIEFCIMAKHFDRQGKAPYAYHSKYMAHLLSLGQLDGSG; the protein is encoded by the exons TAAAGATTCAGAAGTTTCGAAGATTGGTGTCATATACTGGATTCTACTGCTTTGCCACACTCATAAGCTATGCTTATGTTAGCAATAC AACCCGGGCAGGATATTCCAGAGCCGATCAATTCTACGCATCGTACCCGGCTGGTACTGAGCTTTTAACAGATACTTCCAAG TTGTACAAAGCTGCTCTTGGAAACTGCTTTGAAGCTGAAGAATGGGGTCCAATTGAGTTCTGCATCATGGCCAAACACTTCGATCGTCAAGGGAAGGCTCCATATGCATACCATTCA AAATACATGGCACACTTGCTTTCACTTGGACAGCTTGATGGAAGTGGTTAA